A DNA window from Microcystis aeruginosa NIES-843 contains the following coding sequences:
- a CDS encoding PAP/fibrillin family protein — MDAKAKLLELIAGRNRGLLATESDRVRILAAIEQLEDHNPHPHPLEVKQLLGGNWRLLFTSSRNILGIDRLPFLQLGQIYQYLDLNKAKLYNIAEIIGVPWLEGAVIVSATFEPTSERRVMVKFERSILGLQRLLNYHSPQEFIEAIESGKKFPPLDFSFNNRQQTGWLDITYLDEDLRIGRGSEGSVFILAKEKT; from the coding sequence ATGGATGCCAAAGCGAAATTATTAGAATTGATCGCTGGTAGAAATCGTGGACTCCTGGCCACGGAAAGCGACCGCGTGCGGATTTTAGCGGCGATCGAACAATTGGAGGATCACAATCCCCATCCCCATCCCCTCGAAGTTAAACAACTATTAGGGGGCAATTGGCGTTTGCTATTCACCAGCAGCCGCAACATTCTGGGAATAGATCGCCTACCTTTTTTGCAATTAGGGCAAATTTATCAATATCTCGACCTGAACAAGGCCAAACTCTACAATATCGCCGAAATTATCGGCGTACCTTGGCTAGAAGGGGCAGTAATCGTCTCCGCTACCTTTGAACCCACATCCGAGCGTCGGGTAATGGTCAAATTTGAGCGCTCGATCCTCGGTCTGCAACGTCTTCTCAATTATCATTCTCCCCAAGAATTTATCGAAGCGATCGAAAGTGGCAAAAAATTTCCTCCCCTCGATTTTTCTTTCAATAATCGCCAACAAACAGGTTGGCTCGATATCACCTATCTCGATGAAGATCTCCGCATCGGCCGCGGCAGCGAGGGCAGCGTCTTTATTCTCGCTAAGGAAAAAACCTAA
- the rseP gene encoding RIP metalloprotease RseP, whose translation MSVLIAIGVLALLIVVHEFGHFAAARWQSIHVNRFSIGFGPALAKYQGKETEYALRAIPLGGYVGFPDDDPDSQIPNNDPDLLRNRPVFDRAIVISAGVIANLIFAYFLLVTQVATVGFPQINYQEGVIIPEVFTAENSVAKQAGMKAGDIVLAINDQPLGASQNAIIDFRDIIQSSPDQPLKLTIKRPTETINLIVTPELGSDGQGKIGVRLAPNGEETRLKADNFGQAFSLGAGEFQRLTLLTVQGFGQLVSNFKDSVQQVAGPVKIVEYGAAIARNDAGNLFQFAALISINLAVINILPLPALDGGQLVFLLIEALVGKPLPTKLQDNIMQTGLVLLLGLGVFLIVRDTANLAVFQDLFQ comes from the coding sequence ATGTCAGTTTTAATAGCGATCGGTGTACTTGCCCTATTAATTGTCGTTCACGAATTCGGTCATTTTGCCGCTGCTCGTTGGCAATCTATCCATGTTAATCGCTTTTCCATCGGTTTTGGTCCAGCTTTAGCTAAATATCAAGGTAAAGAAACGGAATACGCCCTCCGCGCCATTCCTTTAGGGGGTTACGTTGGTTTTCCCGATGACGATCCCGATAGTCAAATTCCCAATAACGACCCTGATTTATTACGCAATCGTCCTGTTTTCGATCGAGCTATCGTCATTAGTGCGGGAGTAATTGCTAATTTAATTTTTGCCTATTTTTTGCTTGTTACCCAAGTCGCTACCGTGGGGTTTCCCCAAATTAACTATCAAGAAGGGGTAATTATTCCTGAAGTTTTCACTGCTGAAAATTCCGTCGCTAAACAAGCAGGAATGAAAGCGGGGGATATCGTTCTGGCTATCAATGATCAGCCCCTTGGTGCTTCTCAAAATGCCATTATTGACTTCCGTGACATTATTCAATCTTCCCCCGATCAACCCCTAAAATTAACCATCAAACGCCCGACAGAAACGATCAATTTAATCGTTACTCCTGAATTGGGAAGTGATGGTCAGGGTAAAATTGGGGTTAGATTGGCTCCTAACGGTGAAGAAACTCGCCTGAAAGCCGATAATTTTGGTCAAGCTTTTAGCTTAGGTGCGGGTGAATTTCAACGATTAACCCTATTAACCGTTCAAGGTTTTGGGCAGTTAGTTAGTAACTTCAAAGACAGTGTTCAACAGGTAGCGGGACCAGTTAAAATTGTCGAATACGGAGCCGCAATCGCTCGTAATGATGCGGGTAATCTTTTTCAATTTGCCGCCCTAATTAGTATTAACTTAGCGGTAATTAATATTCTGCCTTTACCTGCTCTTGATGGCGGTCAATTAGTATTTTTATTAATCGAGGCTTTGGTAGGTAAACCTCTCCCAACTAAACTACAAGATAACATCATGCAAACAGGTCTAGTTTTACTCTTAGGATTAGGAGTTTTCTTAATCGTGCGCGACACGGCTAACCTAGCAGTTTTTCAGGATTTATTCCAGTGA
- a CDS encoding rhomboid family intramembrane serine protease, with translation MGKNSSSINLMSQGSRQEIKTQAIILATFVAIFWLLEILDQFVFRGSLDIFGIIPHQVIGLRGILFAPFLHGDFPHLIANTVPFLILGWLVMLQETSDFFIVTGLTMLVGGLGVWLFATPGSIHIGASILIFGYLGFLLLRGYFQRNIPSILLSILVFLLYGGTIWGVLPSRPGISWQGHLFGFLGGVLAAKLIATEKKHYP, from the coding sequence ATGGGAAAAAATAGCTCATCCATCAATCTTATGAGTCAAGGATCTCGGCAAGAAATAAAAACCCAAGCAATAATCCTCGCTACCTTTGTGGCGATTTTTTGGCTGTTAGAGATTTTAGATCAATTTGTTTTTCGGGGCAGTTTAGACATTTTCGGGATTATTCCGCATCAAGTCATCGGATTGCGGGGTATTCTTTTCGCACCTTTCCTACACGGTGACTTTCCCCATCTTATCGCTAATACGGTTCCTTTCCTGATTCTCGGTTGGTTGGTGATGTTACAGGAAACCAGTGACTTTTTTATTGTTACCGGCTTGACTATGCTGGTGGGGGGGTTAGGAGTCTGGTTATTTGCTACTCCCGGATCCATTCATATCGGGGCAAGTATCTTGATTTTTGGCTATTTAGGTTTTTTATTACTGCGGGGCTATTTCCAGAGAAATATTCCTTCTATACTCTTGTCAATTCTAGTCTTTTTACTCTACGGTGGCACAATTTGGGGCGTTTTGCCTTCCCGTCCGGGGATTTCTTGGCAAGGACATTTATTTGGTTTCCTAGGCGGGGTTTTAGCCGCCAAATTAATCGCCACCGAAAAGAAACATTATCCCTAA
- a CDS encoding acetate kinase, with protein MKILVLNAGSSSQKSCLYDLEFLPGHPPQPIWQAGIDWTVNPDYAVLTVKAQGIKQEINLSSQDRPAGIARMLDTLVTGETKVVANLADISIVGHRVVHGGTEYSQATMITPQVKETIKKLIPLAPSHNPAHLEGIEAIEQVLGDVPQVAVFDTAFHRSIPPESSLYPIPYQWSELGIRRYGFHGTSHQYCSQRAAELLGKPLESLKMVICHLGNGASLSAVKGGKSIDTTMGFTPLEGLMMGTRSGSIDPGILIYLEREYQYNPDSLNSLLNKESGLKGISGISGDMRAITTAMAEGNERAKLAFEMYIHRLKSLIGSMIASLEGLDVLVFTAGIGENSALVREKASQGWSFFGLELDLAKNAARPRDEDIASETSKVRVMVIATAEDWAIARECWHLSP; from the coding sequence AAGTTGTTTGTACGATTTAGAGTTTCTCCCTGGCCATCCTCCGCAACCAATTTGGCAAGCGGGGATCGATTGGACAGTTAACCCTGATTACGCGGTTTTAACGGTAAAAGCTCAGGGAATTAAACAGGAAATTAATCTTTCTAGTCAGGATCGTCCGGCAGGAATTGCTCGGATGTTAGATACCTTAGTCACTGGCGAAACTAAGGTAGTAGCCAACCTCGCCGACATTAGTATAGTCGGTCATCGAGTTGTCCATGGTGGCACGGAATATTCCCAGGCTACCATGATCACTCCCCAGGTCAAAGAAACGATTAAAAAGCTGATTCCCCTGGCTCCTAGCCATAATCCCGCTCATTTAGAAGGAATTGAAGCGATCGAGCAAGTTTTGGGCGATGTTCCTCAAGTAGCAGTGTTTGACACCGCTTTTCATCGTTCTATCCCTCCCGAATCTTCTCTTTATCCCATTCCTTACCAATGGAGTGAACTGGGAATCCGTCGCTATGGTTTTCATGGCACCAGTCATCAGTACTGCTCCCAACGAGCCGCCGAATTGTTAGGAAAACCCCTGGAATCCTTGAAAATGGTGATCTGTCATCTGGGCAATGGTGCTTCCCTATCGGCAGTCAAGGGGGGTAAAAGTATCGATACTACTATGGGATTTACTCCCCTAGAGGGATTGATGATGGGAACCCGCAGCGGTTCGATCGATCCAGGGATTCTGATTTATCTAGAGCGAGAATATCAATATAATCCCGATAGTTTAAATAGTTTACTCAATAAAGAATCGGGTTTAAAGGGAATTTCTGGTATTTCTGGGGATATGCGGGCAATTACGACGGCGATGGCCGAAGGCAACGAGAGGGCAAAATTAGCATTTGAGATGTATATTCATCGTCTGAAAAGTTTAATCGGATCGATGATTGCTTCTCTGGAGGGGTTGGATGTGTTGGTATTTACGGCAGGAATCGGCGAAAATTCAGCTTTAGTACGGGAAAAAGCCAGTCAAGGCTGGTCTTTTTTCGGTTTAGAGTTAGATTTAGCTAAAAATGCCGCTCGTCCCCGGGATGAGGATATCGCCAGCGAGACATCTAAAGTACGCGTGATGGTAATTGCTACGGCGGAAGATTGGGCGATCGCACGAGAATGCTGGCATTTATCTCCATAG
- a CDS encoding NADPH-dependent FMN reductase, which produces MIKIVGINGSLRPGSYSAMALEVAISRVQGLGVETEIIDLRKLSLPFCNGGDDYSDYPDVAKMQQTVKSAAGLILATPEYHGSVSGVMKNALDLMSFEELSGKVAGLISVLGGQSNSNALNDLRIILRWVHAWVIPEQIGLGQAWKVFNEEGEILDEKLSQRFDAFARSLVDNTRKLNEI; this is translated from the coding sequence ATGATCAAAATCGTTGGTATTAATGGCAGTTTACGCCCCGGATCCTATAGTGCGATGGCGTTAGAAGTTGCTATCAGTCGAGTACAGGGGTTAGGGGTAGAAACGGAGATAATTGACCTGAGAAAACTCTCTTTACCCTTCTGTAACGGGGGAGATGACTATTCTGACTATCCCGATGTGGCCAAAATGCAGCAAACGGTTAAATCGGCAGCGGGATTAATTTTGGCGACACCGGAGTATCATGGCAGTGTCAGTGGTGTGATGAAGAATGCCCTAGATTTAATGAGTTTTGAGGAGTTATCGGGAAAGGTTGCCGGATTAATCAGTGTTTTAGGCGGCCAATCCAATAGTAACGCCCTAAATGATTTAAGAATCATTCTCCGTTGGGTTCACGCTTGGGTAATTCCGGAACAAATTGGCTTAGGACAAGCGTGGAAAGTCTTCAACGAAGAAGGAGAAATCCTTGACGAGAAGCTTTCCCAACGTTTTGACGCTTTTGCGCGAAGTTTAGTCGATAATACCCGTAAACTCAACGAGATCTAG
- a CDS encoding sigma-70 family RNA polymerase sigma factor, with product MSQSIPASWSLEAKKSQNPVSPDKLSNYDLIARCQEGCQPDRAAFAELLRRYQAHIDKLLYHLAPDWQDRADLAQEVWIRVYRNINRLHEPLKFRGWLSRIATNLFYDELRKRKRVNHPISLDAPRRVEDGEIDWDIESDYPSPDEHLTTHEFYDQLQAAIADLPEAFRTTIILREIEGMAYEEIAEMTGVSLGTVKSRIARARAKLQSVLQPYFTEG from the coding sequence ATGAGTCAATCGATTCCAGCATCTTGGTCACTTGAGGCCAAAAAGTCTCAAAACCCCGTGTCCCCTGACAAACTCTCCAACTACGATCTAATTGCACGCTGTCAGGAAGGGTGCCAGCCCGATCGAGCAGCTTTTGCGGAACTGCTGCGGCGCTATCAAGCTCATATTGATAAATTACTCTATCATTTGGCTCCCGATTGGCAAGATCGCGCTGATTTGGCTCAAGAGGTCTGGATTCGCGTCTATCGCAATATTAACCGTCTCCATGAACCCCTCAAGTTCCGCGGTTGGTTAAGTCGCATTGCCACTAATCTTTTTTACGACGAATTGCGGAAACGCAAGCGGGTTAATCACCCCATTTCCCTCGATGCTCCCCGGCGCGTGGAAGATGGCGAAATCGATTGGGATATCGAGTCCGATTACCCCAGTCCCGATGAACATCTCACCACCCACGAATTCTACGATCAATTACAGGCGGCGATCGCTGATTTACCAGAAGCTTTTCGGACAACTATTATTCTGCGAGAAATTGAAGGCATGGCCTACGAAGAAATTGCCGAGATGACGGGAGTTTCTTTAGGAACTGTTAAATCCCGCATTGCTCGCGCTCGCGCTAAATTACAATCTGTTTTACAGCCCTATTTTACGGAAGGCTAA
- the folB gene encoding dihydroneopterin aldolase, producing MDTIHFTGIRAYGYTGYLAEEQVLGQWFEVDLSLELDISIAGKSDAIEDTLDYRQAIKIVKHQIETSKFALVEKLATVIAEDILQLDRVRQVRVQLSKPAAPIPHFTGKITIDITRSR from the coding sequence ATGGATACTATTCACTTTACAGGCATTCGTGCCTACGGTTACACAGGATATCTGGCCGAAGAACAGGTTTTAGGTCAATGGTTTGAGGTGGATTTATCCCTAGAACTTGATATCAGCATTGCTGGCAAAAGTGACGCGATTGAAGATACCCTAGATTATCGACAGGCGATCAAAATTGTCAAACACCAGATTGAAACCAGCAAATTTGCCCTAGTGGAAAAATTGGCCACGGTTATCGCTGAGGATATCCTACAACTCGATCGAGTGCGACAGGTAAGAGTACAATTATCGAAACCTGCCGCTCCAATTCCCCATTTCACCGGTAAAATCACCATCGATATCACTAGATCTCGTTGA
- the nth gene encoding endonuclease III, protein MDSRKKTEPQLRALEILSNLKRLYPEATCSLNYQTPVQLLVAVILSAQCTDERVNKVTPALFARFPDAKSLAFAEREELETLIRSTGFYRNKAKNIQGACQKILKDFQGEVPKTMGELLTLPGVARKTANVVLAHAYGIIEGVTVDTHVKRLSNRLGLTTNNDPVKIERDLMALLPQPDWETFSISIIYHGRAVCKARNPACFSCQLASLCPAANSNQ, encoded by the coding sequence ATGGACTCTCGAAAAAAAACTGAACCTCAACTGCGTGCCCTAGAAATTTTAAGCAACCTAAAGCGATTATATCCAGAGGCAACCTGTAGCTTAAATTATCAAACTCCCGTGCAGTTATTGGTGGCAGTGATTCTCTCGGCACAATGCACTGATGAGCGGGTAAATAAGGTGACTCCTGCTTTATTCGCTCGTTTTCCCGATGCTAAATCCTTAGCTTTTGCCGAGCGAGAGGAGTTAGAAACCCTGATTCGTTCCACGGGATTCTATCGCAATAAAGCTAAAAATATTCAGGGTGCTTGTCAAAAAATCCTCAAGGATTTTCAGGGGGAAGTACCCAAGACAATGGGGGAATTATTAACTTTACCCGGGGTAGCTAGAAAAACGGCTAATGTGGTACTCGCTCACGCTTACGGGATTATTGAGGGGGTGACAGTAGATACCCACGTTAAGCGCTTAAGTAATCGTTTGGGTTTAACTACTAATAACGATCCGGTGAAAATTGAACGGGATTTAATGGCTTTACTACCTCAACCGGATTGGGAAACTTTTTCTATTAGTATTATTTACCACGGCCGGGCGGTTTGTAAAGCAAGAAATCCCGCTTGTTTTTCCTGTCAATTAGCCTCTCTTTGTCCCGCAGCAAACAGTAACCAGTAA
- a CDS encoding anti-sigma factor family protein: MNNYQPEDVQWIKSLLRHDDSDSNSATEDILFLDEDNEEAHRFDLISAYIDNEVTVEERKLVQHWLDHDAAAKKLYQQLLGLQTNLKQIPVPATMASDRLAEQVFRKVDGQRRRQYYVYGGAIFTAMAIAVGSYFVSGRNDPLSQMASSPSSISQEGDHLMIALNHPIMEIPATEQPKENGQR; encoded by the coding sequence ATGAATAATTATCAACCCGAAGACGTTCAATGGATCAAGTCTTTGTTACGTCACGATGACAGCGATTCCAACTCCGCAACCGAGGATATTTTATTCTTAGATGAGGATAACGAAGAAGCTCATCGTTTCGATTTAATTAGCGCCTATATTGATAACGAAGTAACGGTAGAGGAACGGAAGCTAGTTCAGCATTGGTTAGACCATGATGCTGCCGCTAAAAAACTCTATCAGCAGCTCTTGGGATTACAAACTAATTTAAAGCAAATTCCCGTACCGGCTACTATGGCCAGCGACCGATTAGCAGAACAGGTGTTCAGAAAAGTCGATGGTCAGCGTCGTCGGCAATATTATGTTTATGGTGGCGCAATTTTCACCGCTATGGCGATCGCTGTTGGCTCCTACTTCGTCTCGGGACGCAATGATCCCCTCTCCCAAATGGCGAGCAGTCCGAGCAGTATTAGCCAAGAGGGAGACCATTTGATGATTGCTCTTAACCATCCGATTATGGAGATTCCCGCAACGGAACAGCCAAAAGAGAATGGCCAAAGGTAA
- a CDS encoding antibiotic biosynthesis monooxygenase family protein, whose protein sequence is MPEFLDFLKHKYAYVAIGEFKPGCFSEAQKLYEKAVSTYSTGFQGAFLLQKPGTDEGIAVIIWDKIDDMEANKSEAHELLLKSMAPLFAKPPVTDFYEVCSEIEGSPI, encoded by the coding sequence ATGCCAGAATTTCTCGATTTTCTCAAACATAAATACGCCTATGTGGCTATTGGTGAATTCAAACCGGGGTGTTTTTCCGAAGCCCAAAAACTCTACGAAAAGGCCGTTTCCACCTATTCCACGGGATTCCAGGGGGCTTTTCTGCTGCAAAAACCCGGAACCGACGAAGGAATTGCCGTGATCATCTGGGATAAAATCGATGATATGGAGGCAAATAAAAGCGAAGCCCACGAATTATTGCTGAAATCCATGGCTCCTCTGTTTGCGAAACCGCCTGTCACCGATTTTTATGAAGTATGTAGCGAGATAGAAGGTTCCCCCATTTAG